The Cellvibrio polysaccharolyticus genomic interval CCATTTATCCTTTATTAATTATTGGTGCCTAGCGTCGCGATGTGGCTACGGCTGCTGCGAGGAAAATTGACTACTGGGCTGACGCGGGGAAAAATGCAGCAAGGTAAACGTTTTCCTTCGGTAAAAATACTCGATTTATAACAGAAGGTAAAGCCGCTTACTCAACCGCACCGCAGCCCGTATTCATACCTCCTGCCACGGCAGCAGCATTACCAAAACGGCGGGGCATACCGCCAGCGTCACGGTTAAAAGAGGCGCCGCCAACGCAGACCTGCTCATCCTTTTTACAGCCCATGTTTTATTGGCTTCCGGTAAGATTGAGCGAGCCACCTTATTGAGCACGCCAGGATAATCCGGCTTGCTACGGCAACGAATTCACGTCACGCTTCGTTGCGTAACACTCTTCTGTTTAGCCTGTATAAAACCGAGCCACCCGTGATGCCTGAATTACATTTTTTTATCGAACGCGAACCCAGCCCTGTGGGTGAAATGCTGATTGTGACTGACGAGCAGGATCAGTTGCGTGCACTTGACTGGCACGATTATGAAGAGCGTTTTTTATTGCTGGTGCGCCGCCAGTACCCCGGCCATCACATAGAATTTCATGAGGCCACGCAACGCTCTACGGCAACACCGGCATTGCAGGCTTATTTTAAGGGCGACCTCAATGCGGTTGACCAATTGATTACCGCGACTGGCGGTACCGAATTTCAACGTGAAGTGTGGCAAGCGTTACGCGAGATCCCGGCAGGGGAAACGCTCAGTTACGGTGAGTTATCGCAGCGCATCGGCCGCCCC includes:
- the ogt gene encoding methylated-DNA--[protein]-cysteine S-methyltransferase, translated to MPELHFFIEREPSPVGEMLIVTDEQDQLRALDWHDYEERFLLLVRRQYPGHHIEFHEATQRSTATPALQAYFKGDLNAVDQLITATGGTEFQREVWQALREIPAGETLSYGELSQRIGRPKAVRAVGMANGANPISIVVPCHRVIGANRSLTGYGGGLDRKRWLLQHEQTLSPTIPQSGRLPGF